Proteins encoded by one window of Hafnia alvei:
- the hrpA gene encoding ATP-dependent RNA helicase HrpA, whose amino-acid sequence MTSPLSAIASQLDELMLRDKQRLMRRIQGAKKVKKSESQQAIADTLAIDLANAMQRVEARRAACPKITYPESLPVSQKKDDILAAIRDHQVVIVAGETGSGKTTQLPKICLELGRGIKGLIGHTQPRRLAARSVGDRIAHELDTSLGGAVGYKVRFNDQVSDTTLVKLMTDGILLAEIQQDRMLMQYDTLIIDEAHERSLNIDFILGYLRQLLPKRPDLKVIITSATIDPQRFSRHFNNAPIIEVSGRTYPVEVRYRPVVDDADDVDRDQLQAIFDAVDELGRESAGDILIFMSGEREIRDTADALTKLNLPHTEILPLYARLSASEQNRVFQSHHGRRIVLATNVAETSLTVPGIKYVIDPGTARISRYSFRTKVQRLPIEPISQASANQRKGRCGRVSEGICIRLYSEQDFLSRPEFTDPEILRTNLASVILQMTSLGLGDIAAFPFVEAPDKRNILDGVRLLEELGAVTTSEQGHQQLTPMGRQLAQLPIDPRLARMVLESQKHGAVREVMIITAGLSIQDPRERPSEKKQASDEKHRRFADKESDFLSLVNLWDHLKEQQKELSANQFRRQCKTDYLNYLRVREWQDIYTQLRQVVKELRIPINSVPGDFRGIHCSLLSGLLSHIGQKDADKQEFTGARNARFAIFPGSALFKKPPKWTMVAELVETSRLWGRIAARIDPEWIEPLAQHLIKKSYSEPHWEKAQGAVMATEKVTLYGLPIVAARKVNYGSIDPQVSRELFIRHALVEGDWQTRHAFFRANQRLRSEVEELEHKSRRRDILVDDETLFSFYDQRIGHDVVSARHFDSWWKKASREEPELLNFEKSMLIKDGAQGVSALDYPNFWHQGSFKLRLSYQFEPGTDADGVTVHIPLAILNQIEESGFDWQIPGIRRELVIALIKSLPKPIRRNFVPAPNYAEAFLARATPLEMPLLESMERELRRMTGVTVSREEWQLDQVPDHLRMTFRVIDDKKKTLAEGKSLEALKTELKGQVQQTLSEVADDGLEQQGLHVWSFGSLPQSYEQKRGGYSMKAFPALVDEKDSVAIRLFETEQEQQQAMWQGSRRLLLLNIPSPIKYLHEKLPNKAKLGLYFNPYGKVLDLIDDCIACGIDSLIAKHGGPAWSEVGFTQLHEQVRAELNDEVVSIARQVEQILTTANGINKRLKGRVDISLALALSDIKSQVGNLIYRGFVTATGAARLPDVERYLHAIERRLEKLAIDPHRDRAQMLKVEQVQQAWQQMLNKLPPPRANEPEVKEIRWMIEELRVSYFAQQLGTPYPISEKRIMQAIDQILA is encoded by the coding sequence AACAGGCTATTGCCGATACCTTGGCTATCGATCTTGCTAACGCCATGCAGCGCGTTGAAGCGCGTCGCGCTGCCTGTCCTAAAATTACCTATCCCGAAAGTTTACCGGTTAGCCAGAAAAAAGATGACATCCTCGCCGCTATTCGCGACCACCAAGTGGTTATCGTGGCGGGTGAAACCGGTTCGGGGAAAACCACCCAGCTACCGAAAATTTGTCTGGAATTAGGGCGCGGAATTAAAGGGCTGATTGGCCATACTCAGCCGCGCCGTCTGGCTGCACGCTCGGTCGGCGATCGTATTGCCCATGAGCTAGACACGTCGCTCGGCGGTGCCGTTGGCTATAAAGTTCGTTTCAACGATCAGGTAAGTGACACCACGCTGGTTAAGCTGATGACAGACGGTATTTTGCTGGCTGAAATTCAGCAAGACCGCATGCTGATGCAATATGACACGCTGATTATCGATGAGGCGCATGAACGCAGCCTGAATATCGATTTCATCCTCGGCTATCTGCGTCAGCTGTTGCCTAAGCGTCCAGATCTGAAAGTGATCATTACGTCGGCGACGATCGATCCCCAGCGTTTTTCTCGTCATTTTAATAACGCGCCGATTATTGAAGTTTCAGGCCGTACCTATCCGGTAGAAGTGCGCTATCGCCCGGTGGTTGATGATGCTGACGATGTAGACCGCGACCAGCTTCAGGCCATTTTTGATGCCGTGGATGAGCTGGGACGTGAGAGCGCCGGTGACATTCTGATCTTTATGAGTGGTGAACGTGAAATTCGCGATACGGCCGATGCGCTGACTAAGCTAAACCTGCCGCATACCGAGATTTTACCGCTCTATGCGCGTTTATCGGCCAGTGAACAAAACCGCGTTTTCCAAAGCCATCACGGGCGCCGCATCGTGCTGGCCACCAACGTGGCGGAAACGTCGCTAACCGTACCGGGGATAAAATATGTTATCGATCCGGGAACGGCGCGTATTAGTCGATACAGTTTTAGAACCAAGGTACAGCGCTTGCCGATTGAGCCTATTTCTCAAGCCTCGGCGAATCAGCGTAAAGGCCGCTGTGGACGTGTTTCTGAAGGTATCTGTATTCGGCTATACAGCGAACAAGATTTCCTTTCACGGCCAGAATTTACCGACCCAGAGATCCTTCGTACCAACTTAGCCTCGGTCATTTTACAAATGACGTCGCTGGGACTCGGCGATATCGCCGCTTTCCCATTTGTGGAAGCGCCGGATAAACGCAATATTCTTGACGGTGTTCGTCTGCTGGAAGAGCTTGGTGCGGTAACCACTTCGGAGCAGGGGCATCAGCAGCTGACGCCAATGGGCCGTCAGTTGGCTCAACTGCCAATCGATCCCCGCTTGGCGCGTATGGTGCTGGAGTCACAGAAACATGGCGCGGTACGAGAAGTGATGATTATCACCGCGGGGCTGTCGATTCAAGATCCGCGTGAGCGCCCGAGTGAGAAGAAGCAGGCCTCGGATGAAAAACATCGTCGTTTTGCCGACAAAGAGAGTGATTTTCTATCGCTGGTGAACCTGTGGGATCACCTAAAAGAGCAACAAAAAGAGCTCTCGGCCAACCAATTCCGTCGCCAGTGCAAAACCGACTACCTGAATTATCTGCGGGTGCGTGAATGGCAGGATATTTACACCCAACTTCGGCAGGTGGTTAAAGAGCTACGTATACCGATTAACTCGGTACCGGGTGATTTTCGCGGTATTCACTGCTCGTTGCTTAGCGGTCTGCTCTCGCATATTGGGCAAAAAGATGCAGATAAGCAGGAATTCACCGGCGCGCGTAATGCCCGCTTTGCGATTTTCCCCGGTTCGGCATTATTCAAGAAACCGCCAAAATGGACCATGGTGGCGGAGTTAGTGGAAACCTCCCGTTTGTGGGGGCGAATTGCTGCACGTATCGATCCTGAATGGATCGAACCGCTCGCACAGCATCTGATTAAGAAAAGCTATAGCGAGCCGCATTGGGAGAAAGCCCAAGGTGCGGTGATGGCGACAGAAAAAGTCACGCTTTACGGGCTGCCGATTGTAGCTGCGCGTAAGGTGAACTATGGCAGCATCGATCCGCAGGTCAGTCGTGAGCTGTTCATTCGTCATGCGCTGGTGGAAGGTGATTGGCAAACGCGTCATGCCTTTTTCCGTGCGAATCAGCGCCTGCGTTCAGAGGTGGAAGAGCTTGAACATAAATCGCGTCGCCGCGATATTTTGGTCGATGACGAAACGTTGTTTAGTTTCTACGATCAGCGCATTGGTCATGATGTAGTTTCTGCTCGTCATTTCGATAGCTGGTGGAAAAAAGCCAGCCGCGAAGAGCCTGAGCTGCTCAATTTTGAAAAATCGATGCTGATTAAAGACGGTGCGCAAGGCGTTAGCGCACTCGATTACCCTAATTTCTGGCATCAAGGTTCATTCAAACTGCGTCTTTCCTACCAGTTTGAGCCGGGCACTGACGCCGATGGGGTGACGGTACATATTCCATTGGCGATCTTAAACCAGATTGAAGAGTCAGGCTTTGATTGGCAAATTCCGGGTATTCGCCGTGAGTTGGTGATTGCGCTCATTAAGTCATTACCCAAACCGATTCGACGCAATTTCGTGCCAGCGCCGAACTATGCCGAGGCTTTCTTAGCAAGGGCGACACCGCTTGAAATGCCGTTACTCGAGTCGATGGAGCGAGAACTGCGTCGCATGACCGGTGTGACAGTGTCACGTGAAGAGTGGCAACTCGATCAGGTTCCCGATCATCTGCGTATGACGTTCCGCGTTATTGACGACAAGAAGAAAACGTTGGCGGAAGGCAAGTCGCTGGAGGCGTTGAAAACCGAGCTCAAAGGACAGGTACAGCAGACGCTATCGGAAGTTGCAGATGATGGCCTTGAGCAACAAGGTTTGCACGTATGGAGTTTTGGCTCGCTTCCGCAAAGCTACGAGCAAAAGCGTGGCGGCTACTCGATGAAGGCGTTCCCCGCGTTGGTGGATGAAAAAGACAGCGTCGCTATTCGTCTCTTTGAAACTGAACAGGAGCAGCAGCAGGCCATGTGGCAGGGTTCGCGCCGCTTATTACTGCTGAACATTCCATCTCCGATCAAATATTTACATGAAAAATTGCCGAACAAAGCCAAGTTAGGCCTGTATTTTAACCCTTACGGCAAAGTGTTGGATTTGATTGATGACTGTATCGCCTGTGGAATTGACTCGTTGATTGCCAAGCATGGCGGACCTGCATGGAGTGAAGTAGGGTTTACCCAACTTCATGAACAGGTGCGTGCGGAACTCAACGATGAAGTGGTTTCTATTGCGCGACAGGTCGAGCAAATCTTGACGACGGCAAACGGCATTAATAAGCGCCTAAAAGGGCGCGTTGACATATCGCTGGCGTTAGCGCTGTCTGATATTAAAAGTCAGGTCGGCAATCTTATCTATCGTGGTTTTGTTACGGCAACGGGGGCAGCGCGTTTACCGGATGTAGAACGCTACCTGCATGCGATTGAACGACGCTTAGAGAAACTGGCGATTGACCCACATCGGGATCGTGCGCAAATGTTGAAAGTGGAACAGGTGCAGCAGGCATGGCAGCAGATGCTTAACAAGCTACCGCCGCCGCGCGCCAACGAGCCTGAAGTGAAAGAGATCCGCTGGATGATTGAAGAACTGCGAGTGAGCTATTTTGCGCAGCAATTGGGTACACCGTACCCAATTTCAGAAAAGCGCATTATGCAGGCTATCGATCAGATTCTGGCTTAG
- a CDS encoding trypsin-like serine peptidase codes for MRLLRTVTLCAPVLYCAITTQPAVADDEVLTPAQQIQLFYGKDDRVKITNVTQAPWDAIGQIETESGNLCTATLITSRLVLTAGHCLLAPPGKVDPAIALRFSSHNQKWRYEITQLRTLVDPKLGKRLKADGEGWIVPSSAAQQDYGLVEIVSDRLPAIEPLPLWQGTSKQLTAALKADKRLVTQAGYPQDHLDDLYSHQNCLVTGWAQTGVLSHQCDTLPGDSGSPLLMATDAGWRLIAIQSSAPAAENRDLADNRAVAVTAFSDGLKRLMQQNAKPESDR; via the coding sequence ATGCGATTACTACGTACCGTTACGTTATGCGCTCCGGTTTTATATTGTGCCATTACCACCCAACCTGCCGTCGCTGATGATGAAGTTCTGACCCCCGCGCAGCAAATTCAACTTTTCTATGGCAAAGATGACCGCGTCAAAATTACCAATGTGACCCAAGCTCCGTGGGATGCTATTGGGCAAATCGAAACCGAGAGCGGGAATTTATGCACCGCCACGCTAATTACATCACGCTTAGTTCTAACGGCGGGACATTGTTTATTAGCGCCGCCGGGAAAAGTTGATCCTGCAATCGCGCTACGTTTTTCCTCTCATAATCAAAAATGGCGCTACGAAATTACCCAACTGCGCACGCTGGTCGATCCTAAGTTAGGCAAGCGGCTCAAAGCCGACGGCGAGGGTTGGATTGTTCCCTCTTCCGCAGCCCAGCAAGATTATGGTTTAGTTGAAATCGTAAGTGACCGGTTGCCCGCGATTGAACCACTGCCGCTGTGGCAAGGTACAAGTAAGCAGCTGACGGCAGCATTAAAGGCCGATAAACGCCTCGTGACGCAGGCCGGATACCCTCAGGATCATCTGGATGATTTATATAGCCATCAAAACTGTTTGGTGACAGGATGGGCTCAAACCGGCGTGTTGAGCCATCAGTGCGATACATTACCTGGTGATAGCGGTTCTCCGCTGCTGATGGCAACGGATGCAGGTTGGCGGCTGATAGCCATTCAAAGTTCGGCACCGGCCGCTGAGAATCGTGATTTGGCCGATAATCGCGCGGTGGCCGTCACCGCGTTCAGTGACGGCCTTAAACGCCTGATGCAACAAAATGCTAAGCCAGAATCTGATCGATAG
- a CDS encoding class I SAM-dependent methyltransferase, with product MSRQQSHHNAVDRQFADQANAYLSSAVHAQGNDLKRLAHLLSGEDFASVLDLGCGAGHASFAVAAQVNDVVAYDLSEKMLAVVKQAASDKGLTNLSTAQGVAESLPFENESFDVVISRYSAHHWYDVGKALREVKRVLKPGGRAIFMDVVSPGHSVLDVHLQTVEILRDTSHVRDYAPGEWLTFFTEAGLQIQTVTSDRLHLEFASWISRMRTPEPLVTAIRMIQESASEEVKQHFEVQADGSFTSDIMMFEVVKA from the coding sequence ATGAGCCGTCAGCAGAGTCATCATAATGCCGTCGATCGTCAATTTGCCGATCAGGCTAACGCTTATCTCAGCAGTGCCGTACATGCGCAGGGCAACGATTTAAAACGCCTTGCGCATCTGCTCAGCGGAGAAGACTTTGCGAGCGTACTCGATCTTGGCTGCGGAGCCGGTCATGCAAGTTTTGCCGTAGCGGCACAAGTTAACGACGTTGTAGCTTATGATCTCTCCGAAAAAATGCTCGCGGTGGTAAAACAGGCGGCAAGTGATAAAGGACTGACTAATCTGAGTACCGCGCAGGGCGTTGCTGAATCACTACCGTTCGAGAATGAATCCTTTGATGTGGTTATCAGCCGTTATTCGGCGCATCACTGGTACGATGTTGGTAAGGCATTACGCGAGGTTAAGCGCGTGCTTAAACCTGGGGGAAGGGCGATCTTTATGGACGTTGTGTCGCCTGGTCACTCTGTTTTAGATGTACATCTGCAAACGGTGGAAATTCTGCGCGATACATCGCACGTGCGAGATTATGCGCCTGGCGAATGGTTAACGTTTTTCACCGAGGCGGGGCTACAAATCCAAACCGTCACGTCAGACCGTCTACACCTTGAGTTTGCTAGTTGGATTAGCCGCATGCGTACGCCAGAACCGCTGGTTACCGCGATTAGAATGATACAAGAAAGTGCTTCGGAAGAGGTTAAACAACATTTTGAAGTTCAGGCTGATGGCTCATTTACCAGTGATATCATGATGTTTGAAGTCGTTAAGGCTTGA
- a CDS encoding carboxypeptidase M32: MTNAYQHLRDTFTRLSRFSHLSAITGWDMQTQMPAGGSQARAEALAELSVLMHQTLTAPQIADWIEQAKSEDLTPEQQANLAEIARRYQQAVILPEKFVSAKSLAGMQCEHAWRTQRPENDWAGFVKNFAPVVELSREEAQIRAEKTNVSRYDALLDLYEPGMTSARLDTIFADVKSWLPDLLKNIVEKQKTESTLTAQGPFAIDKQRALGIEIMQVLGFDFNHGRLDVSAHPFCGGVPEDVRITTRYTEDDFLSALLGIVHETGHARYEQNLPKQWAGQPIGEARSTAIHESQSLFFEMQLARSEPFLEFLRPYVQKAFGDQSAFEQGNFLRMNQRVEAGFIRIDADEVSYPAHVILRYEIERALIEGEIEVRHIPELWNEKMHSYLGLNTQGNFRDGCMQDIHWTDGAFGYFPTYTLGAMYAAQLFASAKNALPDLDQHILRGDLSALSGWLRQNIWQHGSRFDTDTLIRNASGETLNPSFFRRHLEQRYLG, encoded by the coding sequence ATGACAAACGCCTACCAGCATCTTCGCGACACGTTTACTCGCCTGTCTCGCTTCTCGCATCTTTCAGCCATCACCGGTTGGGATATGCAAACACAAATGCCTGCCGGTGGCAGTCAGGCGCGAGCAGAAGCACTAGCGGAACTCAGCGTTTTGATGCACCAAACGTTAACTGCGCCGCAGATTGCAGACTGGATCGAACAGGCGAAAAGTGAAGATTTAACCCCAGAACAACAGGCCAATCTTGCTGAAATTGCACGTCGCTATCAGCAGGCCGTGATCTTGCCGGAAAAGTTTGTTTCGGCAAAATCATTAGCCGGTATGCAATGCGAGCACGCGTGGCGCACTCAGCGTCCAGAAAATGATTGGGCTGGATTCGTCAAAAACTTTGCTCCGGTTGTGGAATTAAGCCGAGAAGAAGCGCAAATCCGTGCTGAAAAAACCAATGTCAGCCGCTACGACGCGTTGCTCGACCTCTATGAACCGGGCATGACCAGCGCGCGCCTCGATACGATCTTCGCTGATGTAAAAAGCTGGTTGCCTGATTTATTAAAAAACATCGTCGAAAAACAGAAAACGGAGTCTACACTCACCGCGCAGGGCCCTTTTGCAATTGATAAACAGCGCGCTCTGGGTATAGAAATCATGCAGGTACTCGGTTTTGATTTTAATCACGGCCGATTAGACGTGAGTGCTCATCCCTTCTGCGGCGGCGTACCGGAAGATGTGCGTATTACTACACGCTATACCGAAGATGATTTTCTCAGTGCTTTGCTAGGCATCGTGCATGAAACAGGTCACGCCCGCTATGAGCAAAATTTGCCAAAACAGTGGGCTGGACAGCCGATTGGCGAAGCTCGCTCAACGGCAATCCATGAGTCTCAAAGCTTATTTTTTGAAATGCAGCTGGCGCGCAGCGAACCGTTCCTTGAGTTTTTACGCCCTTATGTGCAAAAAGCCTTTGGCGATCAATCTGCTTTTGAACAAGGTAACTTTTTGCGCATGAACCAGCGCGTAGAGGCCGGTTTTATTCGTATCGATGCCGATGAGGTTAGCTACCCCGCCCATGTCATTTTGCGTTATGAAATTGAGCGCGCGCTGATTGAGGGTGAGATTGAAGTGCGGCATATTCCAGAACTGTGGAATGAAAAAATGCACTCTTACCTCGGCTTAAACACACAGGGTAATTTCCGAGATGGTTGCATGCAGGATATCCATTGGACCGACGGTGCCTTTGGTTATTTCCCCACCTATACCTTAGGTGCGATGTATGCGGCTCAGCTGTTCGCCTCCGCCAAAAATGCCCTCCCTGACCTTGACCAACATATCCTGCGCGGCGATCTCTCTGCGCTCTCCGGTTGGTTACGCCAGAATATCTGGCAGCATGGTTCACGCTTTGATACCGATACACTGATCCGAAATGCCAGCGGGGAAACACTCAACCCAAGCTTCTTCCGTCGTCATTTAGAACAGCGTTATTTAGGCTAA
- the rstB gene encoding two-component system sensor histidine kinase RstB, whose product MRKLFVQFYLLLFVCFLVMAMLVGLVYKVTAERAGRQSMDDLMKSSLYLIRSELREIPPRDWNKTINKLDWNLSFKFHIEPLGKRQLPSDLEKKLRNGEIVALDSEYSFIQRIPRSHYVLAVGPIPYLFYLHEMRLLDLALLLFIGLSLALPVFLWMRPHWQDLLKLENAAQRLGEGHLEERTHFEPTSSLHRLGVAFNQMADNINTLIISKKQLIDGIAHELRTPLVRLRYRLAMSENLSESEQTALNRDIAQLEGLIDELLTYARLDRPQVETNLEAIDLPKWLAERIADFQMIHPEHEITLDIPHVGDFGAVDLRLMERVLDNLVNNALRYSQKKLRIGLWLDGDIACLQVDDDGPGIPPEERERVFEPFVRLDPSRDRATGGCGLGLAIVYSIAQAYQGTISANGSSLGGASMLFTWPRRQADTVPVINVQSDNR is encoded by the coding sequence ATGAGAAAGCTTTTTGTTCAGTTTTATCTGTTGTTGTTCGTCTGCTTTCTGGTGATGGCCATGCTGGTTGGATTAGTTTATAAGGTCACCGCCGAGCGTGCCGGACGCCAATCAATGGATGATCTGATGAAAAGCTCGCTCTATCTTATCCGCAGTGAGCTGCGCGAAATTCCCCCGCGAGACTGGAATAAAACCATTAACAAACTCGATTGGAATCTCTCGTTTAAATTCCATATTGAGCCATTGGGTAAACGTCAGCTCCCTTCTGATTTAGAAAAAAAACTGAGAAATGGCGAAATTGTGGCTTTGGATAGTGAATATTCATTTATCCAACGCATCCCACGTAGCCACTACGTTTTAGCCGTCGGCCCGATTCCGTACCTTTTCTATCTGCATGAAATGCGCCTGCTTGATTTGGCTCTGTTGCTGTTCATCGGGCTGTCTTTAGCGCTACCGGTTTTTCTCTGGATGCGCCCACATTGGCAGGATTTATTGAAATTAGAGAATGCGGCTCAGCGCTTGGGTGAAGGTCATCTTGAAGAGCGAACGCATTTCGAGCCCACGTCGAGCCTGCATCGGCTCGGCGTGGCTTTTAATCAAATGGCCGACAATATCAACACACTCATCATCAGCAAAAAACAGCTGATAGATGGCATAGCCCACGAACTGCGTACGCCATTGGTTCGATTACGCTACCGTTTAGCCATGAGTGAAAATCTGTCTGAATCAGAGCAAACCGCGTTAAATCGTGATATTGCGCAGCTCGAAGGACTGATAGATGAGCTGCTGACCTACGCTCGCCTTGACCGCCCTCAGGTGGAAACCAATCTAGAGGCCATTGATTTGCCTAAGTGGCTAGCCGAACGCATCGCAGATTTTCAGATGATTCATCCTGAGCATGAAATTACGCTCGATATTCCTCACGTCGGTGATTTTGGCGCGGTCGATCTACGGCTGATGGAACGCGTATTAGATAATTTAGTGAACAATGCCCTACGCTACAGTCAGAAAAAACTCCGCATTGGGCTGTGGTTGGATGGTGACATTGCCTGTTTACAGGTTGACGATGATGGCCCAGGGATTCCGCCAGAGGAACGCGAAAGAGTCTTTGAGCCCTTTGTTCGCTTAGACCCAAGCCGCGATCGGGCAACCGGTGGCTGCGGGCTTGGACTCGCCATTGTGTACAGCATTGCTCAAGCCTACCAAGGGACTATTTCTGCCAATGGTAGCTCGCTGGGCGGCGCTTCCATGCTCTTTACCTGGCCACGCCGTCAGGCTGATACCGTGCCAGTTATCAATGTACAAAGTGATAACCGCTGA
- the rstA gene encoding two-component system response regulator RstA: MNNIVFVEDDQEVGQLIAAYLGKHDLDVTIEPRGDTAMETITRLNPDLVLLDIMLPGKDGMTLCRDLRPVYKGPIVLLTSLDSDMNHILSLEMGANDYILKTTPPAVLLARLRLHLRQHQPQAIESEATPVNTRNGIHFGQLRIDPVNRQVTLKDKNINLSTSDFDLLWELATHAGTIMDRDALLLTLRGVSYDGMDRSIDVAISRLRRKLDDNAIDPFRIKTVRNKGYLFAPNAWE, encoded by the coding sequence ATGAACAACATTGTATTTGTTGAAGATGATCAAGAGGTTGGACAGCTTATTGCCGCATACCTTGGCAAGCATGACCTCGATGTCACCATCGAGCCGCGCGGTGATACGGCAATGGAAACGATTACTCGCCTTAACCCTGATTTGGTTTTGCTGGATATTATGCTGCCTGGCAAAGACGGTATGACGTTATGCCGCGATTTACGCCCCGTGTATAAAGGCCCCATCGTGCTGCTCACCTCACTCGACAGCGATATGAATCATATTTTATCGCTCGAAATGGGCGCCAATGACTATATTCTAAAAACGACGCCGCCGGCGGTATTACTGGCGCGCTTGCGTTTACATTTACGCCAGCATCAACCACAGGCAATAGAAAGCGAAGCGACGCCGGTGAATACCCGTAACGGCATTCATTTTGGGCAGTTGCGTATTGACCCTGTAAATCGTCAGGTCACGTTGAAAGATAAGAATATTAACCTCTCAACTTCCGATTTCGATCTGCTGTGGGAACTGGCCACCCACGCAGGCACCATTATGGATCGCGATGCCCTGCTGCTCACCCTGCGTGGCGTGAGCTATGACGGCATGGATCGCAGCATCGACGTGGCGATTTCTCGCCTGCGTCGTAAACTGGATGACAACGCAATCGACCCGTTCCGTATTAAAACCGTGCGAAATAAAGGTTACCTATTTGCGCCGAATGCGTGGGAATAA
- the folM gene encoding dihydromonapterin reductase, which translates to MTNAYSSPVLITGGARRIGLALAHALLSQGTAVIVAYRSEYPALEGLRNAGAVCIQGDFTQTDEIYRFAELVKAHTPKLRAVIHNASAWLAESPETAPEQTLAAMLQIHVYTPYLLNQLLEPLLVGQGEAGADIIHITDYVVERGSAKHIAYAASKAALDNMTRSFAAKLAPEVKVNAIAPALIMFNSLDDDEYRQKALDKSLMKIAPGEHEIVNTIEFLLNSQFVTGRTISVDGGRPLR; encoded by the coding sequence ATGACCAATGCTTACTCCTCCCCCGTCTTAATCACTGGAGGTGCCCGCAGAATCGGGCTGGCATTAGCGCATGCATTGTTGTCACAGGGAACCGCTGTGATTGTGGCCTATCGCAGCGAATACCCAGCGTTAGAAGGATTACGCAACGCGGGTGCGGTTTGCATTCAAGGTGATTTCACCCAAACTGACGAAATCTATCGTTTTGCCGAACTGGTTAAAGCTCACACGCCCAAACTGCGTGCGGTTATTCATAACGCCAGTGCATGGTTGGCTGAATCACCAGAGACCGCGCCCGAGCAAACGTTGGCCGCCATGCTGCAAATTCATGTCTATACCCCCTATCTTCTTAATCAACTGTTGGAGCCATTGCTGGTTGGGCAAGGCGAAGCGGGAGCCGACATTATCCATATCACCGATTATGTGGTGGAACGCGGCAGTGCCAAGCATATCGCTTACGCGGCAAGCAAAGCAGCGCTAGATAACATGACCCGCTCTTTTGCGGCGAAATTGGCGCCAGAAGTTAAAGTGAATGCCATTGCTCCCGCGCTAATCATGTTTAATTCATTGGATGATGATGAGTATCGTCAAAAGGCGCTCGACAAATCATTGATGAAAATAGCGCCGGGTGAACATGAAATAGTGAATACCATTGAGTTTCTGTTGAACAGTCAGTTCGTGACTGGTCGTACTATTAGTGTGGATGGTGGGCGTCCACTGCGTTAG
- a CDS encoding NAD(P)H-dependent flavin oxidoreductase, with product MQNNRICQILGIEKPVIQGPLSWLTDARLVAAVSNAGDLGVLGPNAGLTAETAVSTPHETAEKMREEIRKTKALTEKPFGVNLIPSPENDIWTPPILQVIKEEGVKVVVYTAYGEGAVIPALFNELKAAGIAIIYRDLNPTPENTRIAEAAGADIIVATGFDEGGTLPGKALGTFSVVPLIADAVKNVPVLAAGGITDSRTAKAAHALGASGVFAGSVFISTEESRVPQSVKDKIIHSDGLDMQLFRTQPAYYRSLPGKLTEKLVAMDKAGASNEEIGKVMGGLRGLRIGMLEGNTDEGYISLGTGIGSIREVKSVADVVNELTV from the coding sequence ATGCAAAATAATCGTATCTGCCAAATCTTAGGTATAGAAAAACCTGTGATTCAGGGGCCGCTATCTTGGCTTACCGACGCCCGTTTAGTTGCAGCGGTCAGCAACGCTGGAGACCTGGGTGTATTAGGCCCCAATGCGGGTTTAACGGCTGAAACGGCGGTATCTACGCCGCATGAAACGGCTGAAAAAATGCGCGAAGAGATTCGAAAAACTAAAGCGCTGACTGAAAAACCGTTTGGCGTTAACCTGATCCCCTCTCCTGAGAATGACATTTGGACGCCGCCTATCCTGCAGGTTATTAAAGAAGAAGGCGTAAAAGTCGTGGTTTATACCGCGTATGGCGAAGGTGCAGTCATCCCCGCGCTGTTTAACGAATTAAAAGCCGCCGGTATTGCGATCATCTATCGCGACCTCAACCCAACGCCAGAAAATACCCGTATTGCTGAAGCCGCCGGTGCAGATATTATTGTGGCAACCGGTTTTGATGAAGGCGGAACGTTACCCGGCAAAGCCTTAGGCACATTCTCCGTGGTACCGCTCATTGCCGATGCGGTAAAAAACGTGCCTGTTTTGGCGGCTGGCGGCATCACCGATAGCCGAACGGCTAAAGCCGCACACGCCCTTGGCGCTAGCGGCGTCTTTGCGGGTTCAGTATTTATCAGCACCGAGGAAAGCCGTGTTCCCCAGTCGGTAAAAGATAAAATTATCCATTCTGACGGATTGGATATGCAGCTTTTCCGCACTCAACCCGCCTACTATCGCTCCCTGCCCGGCAAGCTGACAGAAAAACTGGTGGCGATGGATAAAGCGGGTGCCAGTAACGAAGAGATCGGTAAAGTGATGGGCGGCTTGCGCGGTTTACGAATTGGCATGCTTGAGGGCAATACCGATGAAGGTTATATCTCGCTGGGTACCGGTATCGGCAGTATCCGAGAAGTGAAAAGCGTGGCCGACGTGGTTAATGAATTAACCGTATAG